DNA sequence from the Prolixibacter sp. SD074 genome:
TAGTGGTCGCCAAAGGGCTCGACGGCGTGCACATTCTGAAATTTGTCGAAGACGGATGTGGTTGCAGTTTTTAACTTGTCAGCCAACGCACTTTCTTCCAAATCGTAAAATATAAATTGCATTAAGCAATAACTAACTCAGCAAAGAACTCAGGCCGGTGAAAATCCGGCTTGAGTTTTTTTATGGGGGCCCAACTGACGAAATGAGGAACCAAGGTCTTATCGCCGCATTTGTAAAAATTGCCGCGAAAGCTCTTTCCTCGTTGCAGTCCAAGTATTGAAAAAGGAATTTCAACGGTGAGATCCCAGTCCGATAGAACATTATCAGGCGGTAATGTATCCGGGTGTAAACGGGCGTTGCGCCTAGTCAGTGCCAACTCTTCCGGCTTTAATTACTTCATAGATGCCTCCTTGTTCACCCGTTCCAATTCGACCGTAAAATGTCGCAAAATGGGCGCTTCGTGGGTGATACTAAATCCATGTTTTATCTGGTCCCTGCGGTCGTAAACATTCTTCAATACCGCAGCTACGTAGTGCATATGATTGTTGGTATAAACTCTCCGCGGAATGGCTAAGCGAACCAGTTCCAAGGCAGGATAACGGTTTTCCCGCGTATGCGGATCACGGTCGGCCAGCAACGTACCAATCTCCACTCCACGAACGCCACCTTCGAGATACAGCTCGATGGCCAGCGTCTGGGCAATGTATTCCTCTTTGGGAACATGTGTCAAAAAACGTTTGGCATCTACAAAAACAGCGTGCCCGCCAATGGGTTGCTGGACCGGAACACCATATTCGATGAGTTTGTCGCCCAAATATTTCACCTGCTGTATGCGGGTATCCAGATAGTCAAAATCAACCACTTCCTGAAGACCAACAGCCAACGCATTCATATCGCGGCCACTCATGCCGCCATAGGTTATATACCCTTCGTACATGATGGTATGCATCGAGCATTTGTCTATCATCTCTTTTTCCCGGAAGGCCATAAAACCACCGATGTTCACCAGGCCATCTTTCTTCGAACTCATGGTCATGCCATCGGAATAAGAAAACATTTCCTGTACGATATCCCTAATCGGCTTATTCCGGTAACCATGCTCACGCATTTTGATGAAATACGCATTCTCGGCAAAACGAGCTGCATCAAAAATAACCGTGACACCATATTTTTTTGCCATCTGGTACACATCCTTCAGGTTCTGCATCGAGACCGGCTGACCTCCGGTCGTATTACAGGTAACCGTCACAATAATCATCGGGATACGCTCCTTTGGATTGGAAATCAATACATGCTCCAATTTATCCAAATCCACGTTTCCTTTGAACGGATGCTCTTTCGTGGTGTCGTAAGCCTCGTTAATCGTACAGTCGATGGCATCGGCATGGCGAAACTCGATATGCCCTTTTGTGGTATCGAAATGAGCATTTCCGGGAATTAAGTCACCAGCCTTAATCAGCGACGAAAACAGCACATTTTCAGCAGCCCGTCCCTGGTGACTGGGGAGAAAATACTCAAATCCGGTAACGTCTTTAATGGTTTCTTTCAGATGGTAATAGGAAGAAGAACCGGCATAACTTTCGTCACCGGTCATAATAGCTCCCCATTGGCGATCGCTCATCGCACCTGTCCCACTATCCGTCAGCAGATCGATAAACACTTGCTCGCTCCGGAGGTTAAACAGGTTGAATTTCGCTTTCCTGATCCATTCTTCACGCTCTTTCCGGGTACTTTTCCGGATAGGTTCAACCATTTTTATTTTATAGCATTCTGTAAAAGGTAAATCCATCTTAATTTTAAATTTAGGGTGTTCAGGTAAAATCCGGCTAAAGCCGAATCAATTGTTATCAATTAGAATGTGATGGATTAATTATAAGAATCCCTGTTCTTCAGATTCCGGTACAGCTGAAAAATCAGCCCAAATGTGTAAATGGACATTTTCATGTTAACTCCCTTACTTATGTTACAAATATAGGGAATGAAACAGGCGCAGTGCCTGTAAAGGAGGAGAAAAGGGTAATGCCAATTTTTATTTTACAGAAGGTTATTCTACCCGGGTGGGATGCGAAAAACAACGGTTATTTCCGTAAATTACATTGATTTTTCCCGGAAGGAACTGCAATGTATAATGTCCACGTTTCAGTGTCTCTCCGTCGGGTCCACCCGGAATAGGCTTGTTGGGACCGAAGATAATTTGTCGTGCAGTTTGCGTCGTTACATGTTTGTCACGAATGAAGTTTCCATTGTACAAACCTGTAAAATTTCGGAGTATCCTCAACAGCCCTATTCGTCGAATAACTGTTACCTGGAATTCACCGTTGTCATAAATAACTCCCGAAGCGTGTATCATAACCACCTCGGTTGAATTTTCCTATCCCGGTGCCGGCGCTGAAAAGAATGGCTTCAATAGCCTTTTGGTAATCATCAGGTATTCCAAACGTCCGAATCCTTTGGATTCATTTTATCGAGGAATTCGTCAATGAACAGGTTCATATGGGCAAAATGGGAACCTTCCCAAAATATCTTGCCACAGTTGGTGCAACGATAAAACTGGTCGTAGTAACGGCGGGTACCGGTTTCAAGTTCTTTCGCTACTTCCCCTTTGGGCACTTCCTTCAAGTGTCCATTACAATGCATACACCGGGTAAACGGACGAATAGCCCGAAAGAGATCAAAGTGATTAATCACTTCCGAAAGTTGTTTTTTGGAATGCTGTGAACGGAGCCAGTAACCATACA
Encoded proteins:
- a CDS encoding carbohydrate-binding family 9-like protein gives rise to the protein MALTRRNARLHPDTLPPDNVLSDWDLTVEIPFSILGLQRGKSFRGNFYKCGDKTLVPHFVSWAPIKKLKPDFHRPEFFAELVIA
- a CDS encoding tryptophanase; amino-acid sequence: MDLPFTECYKIKMVEPIRKSTRKEREEWIRKAKFNLFNLRSEQVFIDLLTDSGTGAMSDRQWGAIMTGDESYAGSSSYYHLKETIKDVTGFEYFLPSHQGRAAENVLFSSLIKAGDLIPGNAHFDTTKGHIEFRHADAIDCTINEAYDTTKEHPFKGNVDLDKLEHVLISNPKERIPMIIVTVTCNTTGGQPVSMQNLKDVYQMAKKYGVTVIFDAARFAENAYFIKMREHGYRNKPIRDIVQEMFSYSDGMTMSSKKDGLVNIGGFMAFREKEMIDKCSMHTIMYEGYITYGGMSGRDMNALAVGLQEVVDFDYLDTRIQQVKYLGDKLIEYGVPVQQPIGGHAVFVDAKRFLTHVPKEEYIAQTLAIELYLEGGVRGVEIGTLLADRDPHTRENRYPALELVRLAIPRRVYTNNHMHYVAAVLKNVYDRRDQIKHGFSITHEAPILRHFTVELERVNKEASMK